In Octopus bimaculoides isolate UCB-OBI-ISO-001 chromosome 26, ASM119413v2, whole genome shotgun sequence, the following are encoded in one genomic region:
- the LOC106868855 gene encoding target of rapamycin complex 2 subunit MAPKAP1, producing the protein MAMMDDYVFLISHIRNSFITSDNTGMYEMIIEGEEHEKAQEKRPLWWNAEGDGGGGGGGDSGGGRGTPSSSSSTTTTSTTTTTKTPTAATTTTTARYIHSNHDGGVDGCLFDLDDGDLCRSYDIMPDMDYGAHRRRSNTAQRLERMKKEKRKQVKVTHISWRTTAGHCNPDGDHDDMFEKKPIPLPTKTSVHKAASSLLAQQLQTSTGIMSNPFLDYAKYDGKAQIVVPTKKIDIFLTMALPKDRGFPMHVVVVVNAKVHELIGLICWQYTNEGREPSLKDNASMYSLHIAEDDGEVDMDFPSLDNREPVSKFGFSKLALVELEEPSPPMKNSVIITVNVPNRGFHKFQEEDLTKPLRDILTKVLKKRKIKLLPGMNYILEKQKEPGVAVDLDTLLSNLDNFDFCLVREHSTRGEIEEIDFQDSNDMATTFMSPQYKSYIVNLVQRLRINTEVHLGVSGEKVEIDPVASKGTALFFRQKAVTYEADMIAACDLLEEKSNGKSIFRLICFAGHDYRHYDFEADHAVAKEIIQKVNNILNLLLSQVRKTYLASRGKKLKKMHSK; encoded by the coding sequence ATGGCCATGATGGACGACTATGTTTTTTTAATCTCGCATATCCGGAACTCTTTTATTACAAGCGATAATACCGGAATGTATGAGATGATTATTGAAGGCGAAGAACACGAGAAAGCACAAGAAAAACGCCCCTTGTGGTGGAATGCCGagggtgatggcggtggtggtggtggtggtgatagcggtggGGGTCGCGGGAccccgtcgtcgtcgtcgtcgacgacaacgacgtcgacgacgacgacgacgaagacgccaacagcagcaacaacaacaacaacagcgcgATACATCCATTCGAACCACGATGGTGGTGTTGACGGTTGTCTGTTTGATCTAGACGACGGGGATTTGTGTCGTTCGTATGACATAATGCCAGATATGGATTACGGAGCTCATCGACGCAGATCGAACACTGCCCAACGATTGGAaaggatgaagaaagagaaacggAAGCAGGTGAAAGTGACGCACATATCGTGGAGGACGACAGCGGGCCATTGCAATcctgatggtgatcatgatgatatgTTTGAAAAGAAACCGATTCCTTTGCCGACGAAAACCAGTGTCCATAAAGCTGCATCTTCTCTGCTTGCTCAGCAATTGCAAACCTCTACAGGAATTATGTCTAACCCTTTTCTAGATTATGCTAAATACGATGGTAAAGCTCAGATTGTGGTACCCACCAAGAAAATAGACATTTTTCTTACTATGGCCTTGCCTAAAGACCGCGGTTTTCCCATGCATGTGGTAGTTGTTGTTAATGCCAAAGTACATGAATTAATCGGCTTGATATGTTGGCAATATACCAACGAGGGACGAGAACCTTCTCTCAAGGACAATGCCTCCATGTACAGCCTGCATATTGCAGAAGACGATGGAGAGGTCGACATGGACTTTCCAAGTTTGGACAACCGGGAACCCGTATCGAAATTCGGCTTCAGTAAGCTTGCCTTAGTGGAACTCGAAGAACCATCACCTCCAATGAAGAATTCCGTTATCATTACAGTGAACGTACCTAATCGGGGTTTCCACAAGTTCCAAGAGGAGGATTTGACGAAACCTCTGCGAGACATCCTCACCAAAGTGTTGAAAAAGAGGAAAATCAAATTATTACCAGGAATGAACTATATTCTTGAGAAACAGAAGGAACCAGGTGTTGCTGTCGATTTAGACACACTTCTTTCAAATCTGGACAATTTTGATTTCTGTCTTGTCCGCGAACATAGCACTCGGGGCGAgatcgaagaaatcgacttccAGGACTCAAACGACATGGCGACCACCTTCATGAGTCCTCAATACAAAAGCTACATTGTGAACCTGGTGCAGCGACTTCGCATCAACACCGAAGTACACTTAGGGGTAAGCGGTGAAAAGGTTGAGATTGACCCAGTAGCCAGTAAGGGTACGGCGTTGTTTTTTCGTCAGAAGGCTGTGACATATGAGGCAGACATGATCGCTGCCTGCGACCTACTTGAAGAGAAATCAAATGGTAAAAGTATATTCCGTTTGATCTGCTTTGCTGGTCATGACTACAGACATTACGATTTTGAGGCAGACCATGCTGTAGCAAAAGAGATCATTCAGAAAGtgaataacattttaaatcttCTACTTAGCCAAGTTAGAAAAACATATTTGGCCTCTCGAGGGAAGAAACTTAAAAAAATGCATtccaaataa